The sequence TGGGCATGGAAAGGCATTGGAAGGTTCCAGGCCCTTTTAAAGGAAAATCAAATGGGGAGAGTGGGCCATCAGGAAGGGGCGGGGTCCAGCGGTTTGGCCTGCGGCTCCTCACATGGCTCAGTTCCCCTACACCTCTGCCTCATGACTGTGCCACACTCTGAGAAGCAAGGATAAGCCAGGAGACCAAGCCAGGGGTCAGCCCTGCCCAGGAGAGGGGCCATggttgtggggtggggagggccatGGTCAGGCTGGTGGTCCAGAAGGCAAGGAGCAGGATTTTGATCCCAGCCCTGACACCCACAGGAAACACTTGTTCCTGGATCTGGCAGCAACCACGGTTCGTGGCCAAGAAACGGGGCTCCACAGTGGAGATCAGGTGCCTCCTGGAGGAGAAGGGCAACGTGACCTGGTTCTGGAAGCCGAAGCTGGACTCAGCGGCCCAGCCAGTTTCCCTGAAGGATGGCCGCGTCCTCCAGACCCGTAACAACTCCGAGGCCATTCTCACCATCGTAGGCGTCCAGTTTCAGGACAATGGCGTCTACTTCTGCGTGCAGCAGTGCACCAAAGGGGCCCTGAGGACAGAGCATGGCTGTGGCACTGAGCTCCGGGTCATGGGTGTGTGCAgggcccgccccccacccccctaccccccGCCAGCCAGGGAGAGCGTGGGGTGCTCCTGGAGCCCCGCCAacacccaccccagcccagccctccaCCAGGAGGAGAGAGGGTCACACAGTGTGGGATGGCTGTGACCCCGGGGACCTGGGAGAGCCGCGGAGAAGCAGGTCCTGAGGGGTCCGGGCCCAAAGCGGGGACCCACCCCACCCAGCCtcaccacctccaccccacctcctcccagggTTCAGCACTTTGGCCCAGCTGAAGCGGCGGAACACACTGAAAGATGGCATCATCATGATCCAGACCTTGCTTATCATTCTCTTCATCATCGTTCCCATCTTCCTGCTGCTGGACAAGGTGACCGTGGGGGCCGGCCAGACACCGGCAGGGTCTCCGTCTCCCCAGCCCCAGAGCCCACCCGCTGACTCACCCATTCAAACATGCCCTCATTCATCAGCTGTTCTTGCAGAGTGGCCCTCAACCCTGACCCTTCACCCTTCACCCAAGGCCAATCTCCCTGGCCCTCCCCAGCCTGGCCCAGCAGTGGATGGGGTCAGGGAAGCTAACACTCTGctctccatccctctcccaccaGGATGACAGCAAGGCCGGGATGGAGGAAGATCACACCTATGAGGTAAGGGGCAAGGTGGACCCCCCGTATCCCTGGAAGCTCCGAGGGCCGAGGGGGGCAGTCAGAGGCACCATCGGTGTGCGGCCAGGGGAGTGTTCAAGACCTGAGCTCTGTCTCCTGTCTCCAGGGCCTGGACATTGACCAGACAGCCACTTACGAAGACATAGTGACTCTGCGGACAGGGGAGGTGAAGTGGTCGGTGGGTGAGCACCCAGGCCAGGAGTGAGGGGCCGGCCCTCCCCACACTCCTGGGCACAGCCCGCTGGGCCCTCAATGACTTCTTCAGAGCCGTCCCCCCCTTTTTCCCTGGACCCCCGTCAGCCTCCAAAGCGGGACAACCAGACCCACCTGCCCCTCCAGCCCTCTCTCACCGAAGGGACTGGCGCAGAAGGGCTGCAGGGCAGTGATTAGGAGCAAGGGGGCCCTCGGGGGCTAGACTGGACCCCGCCTTCCGGGGGTGCTATGTGAGGGGTCCATGCCCTGTGAAGATCAGGGAAGGCAGAGACTTGTCTGGAACCTGCAAGTGGACTCAGAGCAGCCCGGCTTCTCTGGAGAGCCGGGGCAGGGTCACGGCCCACCCCAAGTGGCCGCAGACAGGCCGCGAGAGCTTCTTCCCTCTCCCATTCTCTCCTGCTCTCTCccgcccttccccaccccagggggCTGCTGGCCTTGAGCACTTTCCCCTGTGGAATAAACAGTGTGTCTTGAGAAACCACACACAGGCTTGTGACATCTATGGTTCTGGGATGGATAAGGATATCTGTTTGGGCAGAAACTGGGCACCCACGGGCCTGAGGGCGGGGAGGTCCAGCTTAGCTCATGTCCGGTTCACTCCGAAGGCCTGGTTGGGACCTGTGGTTATGTCCACTTTCTTTTCCCGCTCTGACACTTAGCGGGACCCTGAACAGCAGAGAAGGTCTGACTGGACTGGTCTTTCTCCTTGGTGGGGGATGCCTGCATCCTGCTTCCTCTTCAGCTGTCAAGCAGCTGACCTGCTCTCAGGACTCAAGGGTCTCAGCCCTAGAGGAGCTACCCTCCTCTACCCACCCCAGTCCTCTTGTTCTTCAAGGTCCTCCACCTACAGGAAGCCTTCCCAAAACACCCCTGCCCTTGCCTGATCACTGTTTGGACGCCGTCC comes from Muntiacus reevesi chromosome 18, mMunRee1.1, whole genome shotgun sequence and encodes:
- the CD79B gene encoding B-cell antigen receptor complex-associated protein beta chain isoform X2, with translation MAGPALIPGLNKWLVLGLLLLSGEMVLAAKTEDLLRDPKGNTCSWIWQQPRFVAKKRGSTVEIRCLLEEKGNVTWFWKPKLDSAAQPVSLKDGRVLQTRNNSEAILTIVGVQFQDNGVYFCVQQCTKGALRTEHGCGTELRVMGFSTLAQLKRRNTLKDGIIMIQTLLIILFIIVPIFLLLDKDDSKAGMEEDHTYEGLDIDQTATYEDIVTLRTGEVKWSVGEHPGQE
- the CD79B gene encoding B-cell antigen receptor complex-associated protein beta chain isoform X1, producing MAGPALIPGLNKWLVLGLLLLSAGEMVLAAKTEDLLRDPKGNTCSWIWQQPRFVAKKRGSTVEIRCLLEEKGNVTWFWKPKLDSAAQPVSLKDGRVLQTRNNSEAILTIVGVQFQDNGVYFCVQQCTKGALRTEHGCGTELRVMGFSTLAQLKRRNTLKDGIIMIQTLLIILFIIVPIFLLLDKDDSKAGMEEDHTYEGLDIDQTATYEDIVTLRTGEVKWSVGEHPGQE